A part of Chitinimonas koreensis genomic DNA contains:
- a CDS encoding response regulator yields MTTDPTPDGAAGLRVLLLEDNAVNRMVLQRLLDRAGATACNAASLDEARALLASPQAFDCALLDRRLPDGDSADLLPLLRRHGVARLVAMTFVDRPADRAALLELGFDDVLPKPVTAAALRAALAGQAPPAAATGADAQPVTGPAAASPDWSARVERLRQHHAAGRLAELRAEVEAGLGEADRHGAAAGRGLRALALLLAAGTPDPLRLALLLDGLDAPT; encoded by the coding sequence ATGACCACCGATCCCACACCTGATGGCGCCGCCGGTCTCCGCGTCCTGCTGCTCGAGGACAATGCGGTCAACCGGATGGTTCTGCAGCGTCTGCTGGATCGCGCCGGCGCCACCGCCTGCAACGCCGCCAGCCTCGACGAGGCGCGCGCGCTGCTGGCCTCGCCGCAAGCGTTCGACTGCGCCCTGCTCGACCGCCGCCTGCCCGACGGCGACAGCGCCGACCTGCTCCCGCTATTGCGCCGCCACGGCGTGGCGCGCCTGGTAGCGATGACCTTCGTCGACCGCCCGGCCGACCGGGCCGCCCTGCTCGAACTGGGATTCGACGATGTGCTGCCCAAACCGGTGACGGCCGCCGCGCTGCGCGCCGCGCTGGCCGGCCAGGCGCCGCCCGCCGCGGCAACCGGTGCGGACGCTCAGCCGGTAACCGGCCCGGCAGCGGCCTCGCCGGACTGGTCTGCGCGGGTCGAGCGGCTGCGGCAGCATCACGCCGCCGGCCGGCTGGCCGAGTTGCGGGCCGAAGTGGAGGCCGGCTTGGGCGAGGCCGACCGCCACGGCGCGGCAGCCGGCCGCGGCCTGCGGGCGCTGGCGCTGCTGCTGGCGGCCGGGACGCCCGATCCGCTGCGGCTGGCGCTGCTGCTGGACGGGCTCGACGCCCCGACTTGA
- a CDS encoding response regulator, with translation MAQPVPERVLILVDDEPSMLSSLARLFRYDGYRIRTAPSGEAGLALLQADPVAVVLSDQRMPQMDGTTFLAEVERRFPDTVRLILTGYGGIDQLIEAADRGTVWKFLSKPWNNDQLRMQIAAAFERLELLLRQDGFRPGPPRGGGAEPAILPAAILQLSSDCRVLTLNDQACRLLPGGETLAGRLLDAPWAAPLRQLAGTVARQRLPLCTPCWLAGRDFQAVCLPEPEACLRLCLYPVGTDMQRAAA, from the coding sequence ATGGCCCAGCCCGTACCGGAACGCGTCCTGATCCTCGTCGACGACGAGCCGAGCATGTTGTCTTCGCTGGCGCGGCTGTTCCGCTACGACGGCTACCGCATCCGCACCGCGCCGTCGGGCGAGGCCGGGCTGGCCCTGCTGCAGGCCGACCCGGTGGCGGTGGTGCTGTCCGACCAGCGCATGCCGCAGATGGACGGCACCACCTTCCTGGCCGAGGTCGAGCGCCGCTTTCCCGATACCGTCCGGCTGATCCTGACCGGCTACGGCGGGATCGACCAGCTGATCGAGGCGGCCGATCGCGGCACGGTGTGGAAATTCCTCAGCAAGCCGTGGAACAACGACCAGCTGCGCATGCAGATCGCCGCCGCCTTCGAGCGGCTCGAACTGCTGCTGCGCCAGGACGGTTTCCGGCCCGGGCCGCCGCGCGGCGGCGGCGCCGAGCCGGCCATCCTGCCGGCCGCGATCTTGCAGCTGTCGTCCGATTGCCGCGTGCTGACGCTCAACGACCAGGCCTGCCGGCTGCTGCCCGGCGGCGAGACGCTGGCCGGCCGGCTGCTCGATGCGCCATGGGCCGCGCCGCTGCGGCAACTGGCCGGCACGGTGGCGCGCCAGCGGCTGCCGCTGTGCACGCCGTGCTGGCTGGCGGGGCGCGATTTCCAGGCGGTCTGCCTGCCCGAGCCGGAAGCCTGCCTGCGGCTCTGCCTCTATCCGGTCGGCACGGATATGCAAAGGGCCGCGGCCTGA
- a CDS encoding 4'-phosphopantetheinyl transferase family protein produces MNGLAALEPVALDGRTGAGVAVWRLSFDLAAELSRSQLDGLDAAERAQAARYYRQADRVRFALTRLTLRRLLGERLGRPPAAIQFQAGPHGKPGLAGGELPHFNVSHAGGHALIALAESQPVGIDLERHDASRSLTGLAGEIFTAAEQRHCRGGAELAAFYDIWSGKEAVLKAWGVGIGELLPALTALPLADGRYALSLHGADCRATQAWRLPAPAGYSAALASGERA; encoded by the coding sequence ATGAACGGGCTGGCCGCGCTCGAACCGGTCGCGCTCGACGGGCGGACGGGGGCGGGCGTGGCGGTGTGGCGGCTGAGCTTCGACCTCGCGGCCGAGCTGAGCCGCAGCCAGCTCGACGGTCTCGACGCGGCCGAGCGTGCCCAGGCGGCGCGCTACTACCGCCAGGCCGACCGCGTGCGCTTCGCGCTGACCCGGCTGACGCTGCGGCGCCTGCTCGGCGAGCGGCTGGGCCGGCCGCCGGCGGCCATCCAGTTCCAGGCCGGGCCGCACGGCAAGCCGGGCCTGGCCGGCGGCGAGCTGCCGCATTTCAACGTCTCGCATGCCGGCGGCCACGCGCTGATCGCGCTGGCCGAGTCGCAGCCGGTCGGCATCGACCTCGAACGCCACGACGCCAGCCGCTCGCTCACCGGCCTGGCCGGCGAGATTTTCACCGCGGCCGAGCAGCGGCATTGCCGCGGCGGCGCCGAGCTGGCGGCGTTCTACGACATCTGGTCGGGCAAGGAGGCGGTGCTCAAGGCCTGGGGCGTCGGCATCGGCGAATTGCTGCCGGCGCTGACGGCGCTGCCGCTGGCCGACGGCCGCTATGCGCTGTCGCTGCACGGCGCCGACTGCCGGGCGACGCAGGCCTGGCGCTTGCCCGCACCGGCCGGTTATTCGGCCGCGCTGGCATCGGGCGAGCGGGCCTGA
- the rlmB gene encoding 23S rRNA (guanosine(2251)-2'-O)-methyltransferase RlmB — MSNKRILHGFHAVTARLARLPDSVLELYVARGRHDPRMAELLKLAERQGRRVIPADPARLDGLAGHQRHQGVAAVIDANKTFMSLEDVLEDLAEPPLLLVLDGVTDPHNLGACLRVADAMGVHAVIAPKDKSVGITATVSKVACGAAEVLPYIVVTNLARTLRDIKDAGIWIAGTDMDADTDLFHFDQTGPLAWVMGAEGHGMRRLTREHCDVLVNIPMFGTVESLNVSVASGMCVAESRRQRVRAAEAAAKA; from the coding sequence ATGTCCAACAAACGCATCCTGCACGGCTTCCATGCCGTCACCGCCCGCCTGGCCCGCCTGCCCGACAGCGTGCTCGAGCTCTACGTCGCGCGCGGCCGCCACGATCCACGCATGGCCGAGCTGCTCAAGCTGGCCGAGCGGCAGGGCCGCCGCGTGATCCCGGCCGATCCGGCCCGGCTCGACGGCCTGGCCGGCCACCAGCGCCACCAGGGCGTGGCGGCCGTGATCGACGCCAACAAGACCTTCATGTCGCTCGAGGACGTGCTCGAAGACCTGGCCGAACCGCCGCTGCTGCTGGTGCTCGACGGCGTCACCGATCCGCACAACCTCGGCGCCTGCCTGCGGGTGGCCGACGCGATGGGCGTGCACGCGGTGATCGCGCCGAAGGACAAGTCGGTCGGCATCACCGCCACCGTCTCCAAGGTGGCCTGCGGCGCGGCCGAGGTGCTGCCCTACATCGTGGTGACCAACCTGGCCCGCACGCTGCGCGACATCAAGGACGCCGGCATCTGGATCGCCGGCACCGACATGGACGCCGACACCGACCTGTTCCACTTCGACCAGACCGGGCCGCTGGCCTGGGTGATGGGTGCCGAGGGCCACGGCATGCGCCGGCTCACGCGCGAGCACTGCGACGTGCTGGTCAACATCCCGATGTTCGGCACGGTCGAGAGCCTCAACGTTTCGGTCGCCAGCGGCATGTGCGTGGCCGAGAGCCGCCGCCAGCGCGTGCGCGCGGCCGAGGCCGCGGCGAAGGCATGA